In the Synechococcus sp. Nb3U1 genome, one interval contains:
- a CDS encoding ATP-grasp domain-containing protein produces MTTEDYWIGSLHFSEPFGDDTVARLNALPPISAVNGQTYKIRAEHVTIHEVDLDYRTKYRLILDRFSYLYPQAIGLFMGFAFQGVYIINNPFSFYYYLRNKDAAYMVVKDLGISIPKTYILPPKEAPALQGDDFKYHKFFDWQGMTEELGWPIVIKPAEGREAIGVELAHNMDQLLYLYNHSGSQVMMIQEKVKTPYPWQIRALCIGRKIIPIKYIFRKMDASEYLFDPEFLSPELGKKVIDTCQIINRVLGYEMNSVEMFIDERGELQAIDFNNPVPDGRLKALGKIFYNDYQQALCALVVDIVQEQRSFDFLPPDINTFAHIARRSDLSRKQKFQAALELANRYYEPRDPD; encoded by the coding sequence ATGACGACGGAAGACTACTGGATCGGCAGCCTGCATTTTAGCGAACCTTTTGGGGACGACACCGTAGCACGGCTGAACGCGCTCCCGCCCATCTCCGCCGTCAATGGCCAAACCTATAAGATCCGCGCCGAACACGTCACCATCCACGAAGTCGATCTCGATTACCGCACTAAATATCGCCTGATCCTGGATCGGTTTAGCTACCTGTATCCCCAGGCAATTGGCTTATTCATGGGCTTTGCCTTTCAGGGGGTTTACATCATCAATAATCCCTTCAGCTTCTATTACTATCTGCGCAATAAAGATGCTGCCTACATGGTGGTCAAAGATCTGGGTATTTCTATCCCGAAAACCTACATCCTGCCCCCCAAAGAAGCTCCAGCTCTGCAGGGAGATGATTTTAAATATCACAAATTTTTCGATTGGCAGGGCATGACCGAAGAGCTGGGCTGGCCGATTGTGATCAAACCCGCCGAAGGTCGAGAGGCAATCGGGGTGGAGCTAGCCCATAATATGGATCAACTGCTGTATCTGTATAACCATTCGGGATCCCAGGTGATGATGATCCAGGAGAAGGTAAAAACCCCCTATCCTTGGCAAATTCGCGCCTTATGTATTGGCCGTAAAATTATCCCTATCAAATATATCTTCCGCAAAATGGATGCCAGTGAGTATCTGTTTGATCCCGAGTTTCTCAGCCCAGAACTGGGCAAAAAGGTGATTGATACCTGTCAAATTATCAATCGGGTCTTAGGCTATGAGATGAACTCTGTGGAGATGTTCATCGATGAGCGGGGGGAGTTGCAGGCAATCGATTTTAATAATCCGGTGCCGGATGGTCGCCTCAAGGCTCTGGGAAAAATTTTTTATAACGATTATCAGCAGGCTCTTTGCGCCTTGGTAGTGGACATTGTTCAGGAACAGCGCTCTTTTGACTTTTTGCCCCCGGACATCAATACCTTCGCTCACATCGCCCGTCGATCCGATCTCAGCCGCAAGCAAAAGTTTCAGGCAGCCCTAGAGCTGGCTAACCGCTATTACGAGCCGAGGGATCCCGACTAA
- a CDS encoding alpha/beta hydrolase-fold protein, whose translation MSYSRQYLRFPSRILNRDMEMLHFGHQGYPLICLPTSNGRFFDLEDRGIIASLSHHLEQGYLQAFCVETLDWETFFNRELELPQRRDQWLLLEQHWVGELIPYAREETQNDFLVVAGFSLGATHAVNLACRHPGLVRRCLALGGPYDVAALGSITGWDPQQAEQELYFINPLAYMSNMSRQLWDQLGGRNTDLKLLTAHHDHCLGDNLRLSEVLNRNGIPHQLEVWEGDHDWPTWQAQIRAFA comes from the coding sequence ATGTCCTATTCCCGTCAATACCTGCGCTTCCCCTCTCGGATCTTGAACCGGGATATGGAAATGCTCCACTTCGGGCATCAGGGTTACCCGCTGATCTGTTTGCCCACCAGTAATGGCCGCTTCTTCGACCTAGAGGATCGCGGCATTATCGCCAGCCTCAGCCATCACCTGGAGCAGGGCTACCTGCAAGCCTTTTGTGTGGAAACCCTAGACTGGGAAACCTTTTTCAACCGTGAGCTGGAGTTGCCCCAACGGCGGGATCAATGGCTGTTGCTGGAGCAACACTGGGTGGGGGAGCTGATCCCCTATGCCCGAGAGGAAACCCAGAATGATTTTTTGGTGGTAGCGGGGTTTTCGCTAGGGGCAACCCATGCAGTGAATCTCGCCTGTCGCCATCCGGGCCTGGTACGCCGTTGTTTGGCCTTGGGTGGGCCTTATGATGTGGCAGCCCTCGGATCCATTACCGGCTGGGATCCCCAGCAGGCGGAGCAGGAGCTGTATTTCATCAATCCGCTCGCCTACATGTCCAATATGAGTCGACAACTGTGGGATCAACTGGGGGGGCGCAATACGGATCTCAAGTTACTGACCGCACATCACGACCACTGCCTCGGTGATAATCTGCGGCTGTCGGAGGTGCTCAACCGCAACGGGATCCCCCATCAATTGGAGGTGTGGGAAGGGGATCACGACTGGCCCACATGGCAAGCGCAAATCCGAGCCTTCGCGTAG
- a CDS encoding LON peptidase substrate-binding domain-containing protein: protein MPSSSLDVRELPLFPLPEVVLFPGRPLPLHIFEPRYRMMINTVLETDRRFGVLMFDPQTGSPARVGCCAEVLQVQRLPDDRMDILTLGQQRFRLLDYVREKPFRVGLVEWIEDEPTPSDLQGLVRQVSTLLEDVVRLSGKLMERDTELPDQLPTTPTELSYWIAGHFHGAPQEQQALLEMLSTEGRLRREEEILESTRKHLAARTALKDLFTEIS from the coding sequence ATGCCTTCCTCTTCACTGGATGTTCGTGAGCTGCCGTTGTTCCCGCTGCCGGAGGTGGTGCTGTTTCCGGGCCGCCCTCTGCCGCTGCATATTTTTGAGCCTCGCTACCGCATGATGATCAACACCGTTTTGGAGACGGATCGGCGCTTTGGGGTGCTCATGTTCGATCCCCAGACGGGATCCCCAGCCCGGGTAGGCTGTTGTGCCGAGGTGTTGCAGGTGCAGCGGTTGCCGGATGATCGCATGGATATTTTGACCCTGGGGCAGCAGCGCTTCCGCCTTCTGGACTACGTTCGGGAAAAACCCTTCCGGGTGGGGTTGGTGGAGTGGATCGAGGATGAGCCGACCCCTTCTGATTTGCAAGGTTTGGTGCGGCAGGTGTCTACCCTACTGGAAGATGTGGTACGCCTCTCGGGCAAGCTGATGGAGCGGGATACGGAACTGCCGGATCAATTACCCACCACCCCGACGGAGCTGTCCTACTGGATTGCCGGCCACTTTCATGGGGCACCGCAGGAGCAGCAGGCCCTGTTGGAAATGCTCAGCACCGAAGGCCGCCTGCGACGGGAAGAAGAAATTCTTGAGTCCACCCGTAAGCACTTGGCCGCTCGCACCGCCCTTAAGGATCTGTTCACGGAGATTTCCTGA
- the ruvC gene encoding crossover junction endodeoxyribonuclease RuvC, with the protein MSQQPPGADQLILGLDPGLGTMGFGCILAGSTGLKTVDYGVISTSSQQSMPERLQTLHNDLDQLLHQLRPQQVGIEKLFFYKMGNTIAVAQARGVILLTLAQHQLLPAEFTPAQVKQSLTGYGRADKHAVQTAVARELNLPSLPRPDDAADALAIALTVWHHRFL; encoded by the coding sequence TTGAGCCAGCAGCCCCCTGGAGCAGATCAGTTGATCCTCGGCCTTGACCCAGGCTTGGGCACCATGGGCTTTGGCTGTATTCTGGCGGGATCCACAGGCTTAAAAACGGTCGATTACGGCGTGATCAGCACCTCGAGCCAACAATCGATGCCGGAACGCCTACAAACTTTGCACAACGATTTGGATCAGCTACTGCACCAACTGCGCCCCCAACAGGTGGGGATCGAAAAACTCTTCTTCTACAAAATGGGCAATACGATTGCCGTGGCTCAGGCCCGTGGGGTGATTTTGCTCACTTTGGCCCAGCATCAGCTGTTGCCGGCGGAGTTTACGCCCGCACAGGTGAAACAAAGCCTGACCGGATATGGGCGCGCCGATAAACACGCCGTCCAAACCGCGGTGGCCCGAGAACTCAACCTGCCGAGCTTGCCCCGCCCTGACGATGCCGCCGATGCCCTGGCCATTGCCCTCACCGTTTGGCACCATCGCTTTCTTTAG
- the pgsA gene encoding CDP-diacylglycerol--glycerol-3-phosphate 3-phosphatidyltransferase yields MNLPTAITLLRLAGIPFILLGLSWGSPRGERLAFWAFLLAAATDWLDGYLARRYGLVTDVGKFLDPLVDKLLVLAPLLSLLELGRIPAWGVFLIVGRELAIAGWRVNQTHIRGANLWGKAKTVTQILAIALLIPGWPMGIPCFWLAVVLTLLSGLMYLRNDHTEPDPISRLDKESTSA; encoded by the coding sequence GTGAATCTGCCCACCGCCATTACCCTCTTGCGTTTGGCCGGGATCCCGTTCATTTTGCTGGGATTAAGTTGGGGATCCCCGCGAGGAGAACGATTGGCCTTTTGGGCGTTCCTATTGGCGGCTGCCACCGACTGGCTGGATGGCTACTTGGCGCGGCGCTATGGGTTGGTGACGGATGTGGGCAAGTTTTTGGATCCCTTGGTAGATAAGCTGCTGGTGTTAGCCCCTCTGCTCAGTTTGCTGGAGTTGGGTCGGATCCCAGCCTGGGGGGTCTTTCTAATTGTGGGTCGAGAACTGGCTATTGCCGGTTGGCGGGTGAACCAAACCCACATTCGCGGGGCCAACCTCTGGGGCAAGGCAAAAACCGTGACACAAATCCTGGCCATCGCTCTGTTGATCCCGGGGTGGCCCATGGGGATCCCCTGTTTTTGGCTGGCGGTGGTTCTGACCTTGCTCTCAGGGTTGATGTATCTGCGCAACGACCATACCGAGCCGGATCCCATCTCCAGACTGGACAAGGAGAGCACCTCTGCCTGA
- a CDS encoding nucleoside hydrolase, with protein sequence MARRPLIVDCDPGQDDAVALLLAMASPELELLGITTVAGNVSVQQTSDNARRICELAGHPEMGVYAGCPRPLLRPLETAEHVHGKTGIDGADLPEPKMPLGSAHGVQYLIQTLMAAPEPVTLALLGPMTNLAVALVQQPQIVDHIETLVFMGGSAFEGNVTPAAEFNILTDPHAAQVVLSAGIREVVMLGLNVTHRVISTPERIERIRALGTKVGQTVAAMLTFYGKFDIERYGLPGGPLHDPCVIAYLLEPQLFQTKPCYVEVETASPLNLGRTVVDRWGSSGQPANVQVAFEVDAQGFYDLLTERLGHYQSRQRDGVQSRQRDGVQSRQRDGVQSRQRDGVQSRQRDGVQSRQQDGVQSRQRDGVQSRQQDGVQSRQQDGVL encoded by the coding sequence ATGGCGCGACGCCCGTTGATTGTCGATTGTGACCCTGGCCAAGATGATGCTGTGGCGCTGTTGTTGGCCATGGCTTCGCCGGAGTTGGAACTGCTCGGCATCACGACGGTGGCCGGGAATGTTTCGGTGCAACAAACCAGCGACAATGCCCGGCGTATTTGTGAATTGGCGGGTCATCCTGAGATGGGGGTCTATGCTGGCTGTCCGCGTCCGCTGTTGCGCCCTTTGGAAACTGCCGAACATGTGCATGGCAAAACTGGGATCGATGGGGCCGATCTGCCGGAGCCGAAAATGCCCCTGGGATCCGCTCATGGAGTGCAGTATCTCATCCAAACTTTGATGGCTGCTCCGGAGCCGGTCACCCTGGCGCTGCTCGGCCCCATGACCAACTTGGCAGTGGCCTTGGTGCAACAGCCGCAGATTGTCGATCATATTGAGACGCTAGTGTTCATGGGGGGATCCGCTTTTGAGGGTAATGTCACCCCGGCAGCCGAGTTCAACATCCTCACGGATCCGCATGCAGCGCAGGTGGTGCTCAGTGCCGGGATCCGAGAGGTGGTGATGTTGGGATTGAATGTGACGCATCGGGTGATCAGCACCCCAGAGCGAATCGAGCGGATTCGCGCCCTGGGGACAAAAGTGGGGCAGACGGTGGCTGCCATGCTCACCTTTTATGGCAAGTTCGACATCGAGCGCTACGGATTGCCCGGTGGGCCCTTGCATGATCCCTGTGTGATCGCCTATCTGCTCGAACCCCAATTGTTCCAGACAAAGCCCTGTTATGTGGAAGTGGAAACCGCTAGCCCTCTCAACTTGGGCCGCACGGTGGTGGATCGCTGGGGATCCAGTGGCCAGCCTGCCAATGTCCAGGTGGCTTTTGAGGTCGATGCCCAGGGCTTTTACGATCTGCTCACGGAGCGATTGGGCCATTACCAATCGCGTCAGCGGGACGGAGTCCAATCGCGTCAGCGGGACGGAGTCCAATCGCGTCAGCGGGACGGAGTCCAATCGCGTCAGCGGGACGGAGTCCAATCGCGTCAGCGGGACGGAGTCCAATCGCGTCAGCAGGACGGAGTCCAATCGCGTCAGCGGGACGGAGTCCAATCGCGTCAGCAGGACGGAGTCCAATCGCGTCAGCAGGACGGAGTCCTATGA
- a CDS encoding circadian clock protein KaiA, with translation MNPSTQPLRICLLQAWDPLDGEPLVCESILPPQRFASETFREPDLFLKHLHQQNGSIDCLVLLVDPVRLEQLERIGNQLCEWGLLLPTVLVLVLESSEPEPSPEETCPQRGRAQALPRTPHAAAVNALLKREQFFYHNATLVRSLAPRDLLMHTNGISPLELLIERAIALFLQVSPTCGLPQGQVRPKEQAYLTYSNQQQQHLAEKLRERLGYAGVYYHRDPTLFYRRLPEPERRALMQRLRGLYQTIVLEYFQSPETANARIDELVALAFFADIGAAQLLELHMGLMEDFAKQLKLEGRNEEILLDYRITLIDVMAHLSEMYRRSIPKPAPRDP, from the coding sequence TTGAACCCCAGTACACAGCCACTGCGTATCTGTCTGCTGCAAGCCTGGGATCCACTCGATGGGGAACCATTGGTTTGTGAATCAATCTTGCCGCCCCAACGCTTTGCCAGCGAGACTTTCCGCGAGCCAGACCTGTTCCTCAAGCACTTACACCAGCAAAATGGCAGCATCGACTGCTTGGTATTGCTGGTGGATCCGGTTCGACTGGAGCAACTAGAGCGCATCGGCAACCAACTGTGCGAATGGGGGCTGCTCTTGCCCACGGTGTTGGTGCTGGTTTTAGAGTCCTCAGAGCCCGAGCCTAGCCCAGAAGAAACCTGCCCTCAGCGCGGACGCGCCCAAGCTCTGCCGAGAACCCCTCATGCTGCCGCCGTCAATGCCCTCCTCAAACGGGAGCAATTTTTCTACCACAACGCTACCTTGGTGCGCTCCCTGGCGCCGCGAGACCTGCTGATGCATACCAATGGCATTTCTCCCCTGGAGTTATTGATTGAGCGGGCCATCGCCCTATTTTTACAAGTTTCCCCCACCTGTGGTCTACCGCAAGGCCAAGTACGCCCGAAAGAACAAGCCTACCTGACCTACAGCAACCAGCAACAGCAGCATCTGGCGGAAAAATTGCGGGAACGGCTGGGCTATGCCGGAGTGTATTATCATCGTGACCCCACTTTGTTCTATCGACGCCTGCCTGAACCGGAACGGCGGGCCTTGATGCAGCGGCTACGGGGTCTGTACCAAACCATCGTCCTCGAATATTTTCAGTCCCCAGAAACCGCCAATGCCCGCATCGATGAACTGGTGGCGCTGGCCTTTTTTGCCGATATTGGCGCTGCCCAACTGTTGGAGCTGCACATGGGCTTGATGGAAGATTTTGCCAAACAACTGAAATTGGAGGGCCGCAATGAGGAGATCCTGCTGGACTATCGCATTACCCTGATCGATGTGATGGCCCACCTGAGCGAAATGTACCGCCGCTCCATTCCCAAACCCGCGCCGAGGGATCCCTGA
- the kaiB gene encoding circadian clock protein KaiB, protein MSAETRKAYVLKLYVAGNTPNSLRALNTLQDILEKEFRGVYSLKVIDVLKNPQLAEEDKILATPTLAKILPPPVRKIIGDLSNREKVLIGLDLLYEELDAEA, encoded by the coding sequence ATGTCTGCCGAAACTCGCAAAGCCTACGTTCTCAAGCTCTACGTGGCGGGCAACACCCCCAACTCCCTGCGTGCCCTCAATACCCTGCAAGATATTTTGGAAAAAGAGTTTCGTGGCGTGTATAGCCTCAAGGTGATCGACGTCTTGAAAAATCCGCAGCTGGCAGAGGAGGATAAGATCTTGGCAACGCCGACTTTGGCCAAAATCCTGCCGCCACCGGTGCGCAAGATCATTGGCGATCTGTCGAACCGCGAGAAAGTGCTGATTGGCCTAGACCTGCTCTACGAAGAATTGGACGCAGAGGCTTGA
- the kaiC gene encoding circadian clock protein KaiC codes for MGLSQPRGIPKKPTGIEGFDDISHDGLPLGRTTLVSGTSGTGKTLFAIQFLYNGIIQYQEPGIFVTFEETPIDIIRNASSFGWDLQALIDKGQLFILDASPDPEGYEVSGNFDLSALIERIQYAIRKYKAKRVSIDSVTAIFQQYDPAGIVRRELFRLTARLKQTNVTTVMTTERTDEYGPIARFGVEEFVSDNVVVLRNILEGEKRRRTIEILKLRGTTHMKGEYPFTITNDGINIFPLGAMQLTQRSSNVRVSSGIEKLDEMCGGGFFKDSIILATGATGTGKTSLVSKFLERGCLDGERCILFAYEESRAQLSRNASSWGIDLEEFERQGLLKIICAYPESAGLEDHLQKIKTEMMGFSPSRIAIDSLSALARGVSQNAFRQFVIGVTGLAKQEEITGFFTNTTDQFMGSHSITESHISTITDTIILLQYVEIRGEMARALNVFKMRGSWHDKGIREYLISNTGIQIRDSFRGYERIISGSPTRINVDEKNELSRIVQNVQALDEDGF; via the coding sequence ATGGGGCTTTCGCAGCCGCGCGGGATCCCGAAAAAACCCACGGGCATTGAGGGCTTCGATGACATTAGCCACGATGGCTTACCCTTGGGCCGCACCACCTTGGTCAGTGGCACCTCCGGCACCGGCAAAACCCTGTTCGCCATTCAATTCCTCTACAACGGCATCATTCAATATCAAGAGCCGGGCATCTTCGTCACCTTTGAGGAAACCCCCATCGATATTATTCGTAACGCCTCCAGTTTTGGCTGGGATCTACAGGCGTTGATCGACAAGGGGCAACTGTTTATTCTCGATGCCTCCCCCGACCCAGAAGGCTACGAAGTGAGTGGCAACTTCGATCTGTCTGCCCTGATCGAGCGCATTCAGTACGCCATCCGCAAGTACAAAGCCAAACGGGTATCCATTGACTCGGTCACCGCCATCTTTCAGCAATACGACCCTGCCGGCATAGTCCGGCGAGAACTGTTTCGCCTCACCGCCCGCCTCAAGCAGACCAACGTCACCACTGTCATGACCACAGAGCGCACCGACGAGTACGGGCCGATTGCTCGCTTTGGAGTGGAAGAATTTGTCTCCGATAACGTTGTGGTTTTGCGCAACATCCTGGAAGGGGAAAAGCGGCGGCGTACCATCGAGATCTTGAAACTGCGGGGCACCACCCACATGAAGGGGGAATACCCCTTCACCATCACCAACGACGGCATCAACATCTTCCCCTTGGGGGCCATGCAACTGACGCAGCGCTCCTCCAATGTGCGGGTATCTTCCGGCATCGAAAAGCTAGACGAAATGTGCGGGGGCGGCTTCTTCAAAGATTCGATTATCCTGGCCACCGGCGCCACCGGCACCGGCAAAACCTCGCTGGTGAGCAAGTTTCTCGAGCGGGGCTGCCTGGATGGGGAACGCTGCATTCTCTTTGCCTACGAAGAATCGCGGGCCCAGCTTTCTCGCAACGCTTCCTCCTGGGGCATCGACCTAGAAGAGTTCGAGCGGCAGGGTTTACTGAAGATCATCTGCGCCTATCCCGAGTCCGCCGGCCTAGAAGATCACCTACAGAAGATCAAAACCGAAATGATGGGGTTCAGCCCATCCCGCATCGCCATCGATTCCCTTTCGGCTCTGGCACGGGGGGTGAGCCAAAACGCCTTTCGTCAGTTTGTAATCGGGGTGACCGGCCTGGCCAAACAAGAAGAAATCACCGGCTTTTTCACCAACACCACCGACCAATTCATGGGATCCCATTCCATCACCGAATCCCACATCTCCACCATCACTGACACGATCATCCTGCTGCAGTACGTAGAGATCCGGGGCGAGATGGCCCGCGCCCTCAATGTCTTCAAAATGCGCGGCTCCTGGCACGATAAAGGCATCCGCGAATACTTGATCTCCAACACTGGCATCCAAATCCGCGACTCCTTCCGGGGCTACGAGCGCATCATCAGCGGATCCCCGACCCGCATTAACGTGGATGAGAAAAACGAGCTCTCCCGCATTGTGCAGAATGTTCAGGCTCTTGACGAAGACGGGTTTTAA
- the pilM gene encoding type IV pilus biogenesis protein PilM → MRLAVAQRAVFPGVFSFLGGSKTQTMLGVDINPERIAVAQLKKQGNGRYRLAHYHSVEMPEGAMIEGRILDPGTIGLALMNLLNENKVPTNLPTATAVPVREAIVRLIRLPADLPADELRRVVLEQEAELYIPYPRDQADVDYQPLGLDLSQDGIERIEVLLVAIPKEVVDNYLEVLRAANLKVRCVELASFSLIRTIREQLTQYGPQEAVLLSSIGYESSEISILVNGIPQFTRTVNIGTIHMRQVLAQSLNLPISRTGDLLQSLKLPLISPTDVLSTGEQPITGNPGVTAVMRVISDLADEIKRSIDFFINTESSAPVIKVLLAGPGASIGQIDGFLSQSLSMAVELADPFGNITVPDSLELPLEERPAMGVALGLSLREYNK, encoded by the coding sequence ATGCGTCTAGCAGTGGCGCAAAGGGCGGTATTTCCCGGAGTGTTTAGCTTTCTCGGCGGTTCCAAAACCCAAACCATGCTTGGGGTGGATATCAACCCTGAGCGCATCGCGGTCGCCCAACTGAAAAAGCAGGGCAATGGTCGCTATCGTCTGGCCCACTACCACAGTGTGGAAATGCCAGAAGGAGCGATGATCGAAGGGCGCATCCTCGATCCGGGCACGATTGGCTTAGCCCTCATGAATTTGCTGAACGAGAACAAAGTTCCTACCAACTTGCCGACAGCGACAGCAGTGCCTGTGCGAGAAGCGATTGTCCGTTTAATTCGCTTGCCGGCTGACCTGCCCGCAGATGAGTTGCGTCGGGTGGTACTAGAGCAAGAAGCTGAGCTGTACATCCCCTACCCTCGAGACCAAGCGGATGTAGATTACCAGCCCTTGGGCCTGGATCTTTCCCAGGACGGCATCGAACGTATCGAAGTGTTGTTGGTGGCCATTCCCAAAGAGGTGGTAGACAACTACTTAGAGGTGCTACGGGCGGCCAACCTGAAGGTGCGCTGTGTGGAGCTAGCTAGCTTTTCTCTGATTCGCACCATCCGCGAACAACTGACCCAATACGGCCCCCAAGAGGCGGTGTTGCTCAGCTCGATCGGCTACGAGAGCAGCGAGATCAGCATTTTGGTGAACGGGATCCCGCAATTTACCCGCACCGTTAATATTGGTACCATTCACATGCGGCAGGTCTTGGCCCAGTCCCTGAACTTGCCGATTAGCCGCACTGGCGATCTATTGCAGTCTCTGAAGCTACCCCTGATCAGCCCAACGGATGTGTTATCTACCGGAGAGCAGCCCATTACTGGTAACCCTGGTGTAACAGCAGTCATGCGGGTTATCTCCGATTTAGCGGATGAGATCAAGCGCTCCATTGACTTTTTCATCAATACAGAAAGCAGCGCTCCAGTCATAAAGGTGCTCCTGGCTGGCCCTGGAGCCAGCATTGGGCAAATTGATGGGTTCCTATCTCAGTCGTTGAGCATGGCGGTGGAATTGGCGGATCCCTTCGGGAACATTACCGTGCCGGATTCTTTAGAGCTGCCCTTAGAGGAACGCCCCGCCATGGGAGTAGCCCTGGGGTTGTCTCTACGGGAGTACAACAAGTAG
- a CDS encoding PilN domain-containing protein has protein sequence MPGPGGGSQNWIPAIGLGAVAAAVAIGAFLYFQDSFSRQLQTLQAEQTRLNNELSTANAELARLQALDQELQTIRAQTEGFRSFLGSVQPWSAILEDFRRRVPGQGVWITGVSASGDTLNVQGGAMDFAQVNDFLLTLLDSDFVTGAVINRSERIDGTDTTEPSVNYGLTVTVRTLGDPDPEFTRELELRGATGLVEKIRILRQVEAN, from the coding sequence GTGCCTGGGCCTGGGGGGGGATCCCAGAACTGGATCCCGGCCATTGGCCTTGGGGCGGTGGCGGCGGCGGTGGCAATTGGGGCTTTTCTGTATTTCCAAGACAGCTTCAGCCGTCAGTTGCAAACCCTGCAAGCGGAGCAAACCCGGCTCAACAACGAATTGAGTACGGCTAATGCGGAGTTGGCCCGTCTACAGGCTCTTGACCAAGAGCTGCAAACCATTCGTGCCCAAACGGAAGGATTCCGCTCGTTCTTGGGATCTGTCCAACCTTGGTCGGCTATTCTAGAAGACTTCCGCCGTAGGGTTCCAGGTCAAGGGGTATGGATAACGGGTGTGAGTGCCTCCGGAGATACCCTCAACGTGCAGGGGGGGGCGATGGATTTTGCCCAAGTAAATGATTTCTTGCTCACCCTATTGGATTCGGATTTTGTCACGGGTGCTGTGATCAACCGCAGCGAGCGTATCGATGGCACGGATACCACCGAACCCAGTGTCAACTATGGTCTGACTGTGACGGTTCGCACCCTAGGGGATCCCGATCCAGAATTTACCCGTGAATTGGAGTTGCGGGGTGCCACTGGTTTGGTCGAGAAGATTAGAATTTTGCGCCAAGTGGAGGCGAACTAA